The sequence TGCCGAGATGGCCGCCAGAACGGGACTACCGAGGATTGCCGTCTTCTGAACCATCTCCACCGACAGACGGCTTGTGACGGCCACAATGCCGGCAGGCGGAGATATTTCGGTGTTGATCACCGCGCCTGCCAGCTTGTCGAGCGCGTTGTGGCGGCCGACATCTTCGCGCACGGCAAGCAGCCCACCGTGCGCGCTATAAAAACCAGCACCGTGAACGGCCCGCGTCTCGCGATTGAGGCTTTGCGCCTCGCTCAACGTTTTCACCGCAGCAACAATATCATAGCCGTTGACGAAGAGTTCGACGCCGCTCAGATCTGGCACCGTGCGCACCGCCTGTTCGATGGATTCAATGCCGCACAGGCCGCAACCAACCGGGCCTGCCATGTGCCGCCGTCTCGCCCGCAGGGCATCGGCTTCGGCATCCTGCAGGTCCACCTGAACATCATAGCCCTGCCCGGCCTCGACCACTTCAATGGAGCAGATTTCAGCGCGCGATGTTATGATGCCTTCCGTAAGGCTGAAGCCAACGGCGAAGTCGACCAGATCGGCAGGGCTCGCCATCATCACGGCATGCGTACTGCCACCATAAGAAAAGGCCACCGGCACTTCCTCAGGCACCGCGCGTTCGCCCTCGGCTCTTGCCCCGTCGCGCAAAGCGGTTCTCGCGACCCTCCGGAAACTTGCCTCTGCCGACATGCCGATCCTCCCTCCATGACGAAACCAGCCGCTGCCCCGTTTGCGATCGGAGGGCAGGATTGCTTCCGACTTCACATCTAGCCCATTGCGCTGAAAATCGGAATCGGTTTCCCATCACGGGTGTTGAAACGGAAGGCTGAGATACGCTCCGTATTCCCTCGCTGAGCGGCCTCCAGGCGTAAACCCCTCCCATTCAGCCGTTCTGCAAGCGAGCCAGCGCCATTCACAGGCTTCTGGCATAAGCAGGCGTGGGTCTCACTCAGTTGAGACCGAAAACAAAAAAGCGACCGAAACGGCCGCTTTCTGCTTCAGGTTTTTTGTGGGCAGTCATTCTTTCGAACCCGCCCGGTGCTTTCAAGCAGCGACGAGAACCTCATGCAGGTTCGTCAGTTCATAAAGGTGCTTTTCAAGCTTGGTCAGGTGCTCGTGGTGATGATTGCCCTCTTCGATTTCGGCCTTGGCCGCATCGATACGCTTCTGCAGCGTATCGGGAGACATATCATCGGCCGAAACGGCGGATTCGGCGAGAAGCGTGCAGCCGGTCGGCAGAATATCTGCAAAACCGCCGAAGACGACATATTTGTGCGTCTCGCCGGAAGCGAACTTCACCGTTACCAGACCCGGCTTGATCGTGGTCATCGTCGGAGCGTGATTGGCCAGAACGGTCATTTCACCCAGCGTAGCCGGGATGACGACTTCCGTAACCGTTTCGGAAACGAGCAGACGCTCCGGGGAAACGAGATCGAATTTGAAACTGTCAGCCATGGCTATTCACTTCTTTTCAATTACGCGGGCGTCACGGACTTGTCTTTTACAACGCAGGCGAAAGCCGTTCCGGTTTCACCATTGTCGGCAAGGCGCGTGGATGAACCGCGCGCCCGCCAATTCATGATCAGGCAGCCTCGGCAGCCAGCTTCTTCGCCTTTTCGATGGCTTCTTCCATCGAACCGACCATGTAGAAGGCAGCTTCCGGCAGGTTGTCGTATTCGCCGTTGACCAGGCCCTTGAAGCCCTTGATCGTGTCTTCGAGAGCAACGAGCTTGCCCGGCGAACCGGTGAAGACTTCAGCAACGAAGAACGGCTGCGACAGGAAGCGCTCGATCTTGCGGGCGCGGGCAACCGTCAGCTTGTCTTCTTCCGACAGTTCGTCCATGCCGAGGATGGCGATGATGTCCTGGAGAGCCTTGTAGCGCTGCAGGGTCGACTGAACCTTACGAGCCACTTCGTAGTGCTCCTCGCCGACGATCATCGGGTCCAGCATACGCGAGGTGGAGTCGAGCG comes from Rhizobium rhizogenes and encodes:
- the fdhD gene encoding formate dehydrogenase accessory sulfurtransferase FdhD; this encodes MSAEASFRRVARTALRDGARAEGERAVPEEVPVAFSYGGSTHAVMMASPADLVDFAVGFSLTEGIITSRAEICSIEVVEAGQGYDVQVDLQDAEADALRARRRHMAGPVGCGLCGIESIEQAVRTVPDLSGVELFVNGYDIVAAVKTLSEAQSLNRETRAVHGAGFYSAHGGLLAVREDVGRHNALDKLAGAVINTEISPPAGIVAVTSRLSVEMVQKTAILGSPVLAAISAPTALAIETAERAGVTLVALVRGEDFEIFTRADRIDL
- a CDS encoding F0F1 ATP synthase subunit epsilon, with translation MADSFKFDLVSPERLLVSETVTEVVIPATLGEMTVLANHAPTMTTIKPGLVTVKFASGETHKYVVFGGFADILPTGCTLLAESAVSADDMSPDTLQKRIDAAKAEIEEGNHHHEHLTKLEKHLYELTNLHEVLVAA